In the genome of Longimicrobium sp., the window GCCATCGATTGGAGTTTCATCCTCGGTGATCTGGGGTGTGGGTTACGTGCGTGACGCGTCTCCGTGCGGAGCGCGTCAGTTGCGGGGCGCCCCGGAGAGCTGCCCGTTCAGCATCGCGCGCATCCGCGCGATTTCCATCCGCTGGTCGGAATCCACCTCCGACGCCATCGAGAACAGCTCCGGCTCCTGCCCCGCCCCGGGCGTGGCGAAGAGCTCGGCCACCATCGCCAGCGCGCCCTCGTGGTGCTGGATCATGTACTCCAGGAACAGCCGGTCGAACTCCGCACCGCTGGCCGCGCGCAGGCGGTCCATCTGCTGGGGCGTCAGCATTCCTGGCATGTGCGCGTGGCCGGCGCCGTGCTGGTGCTCCGCCTGCGCCGCGGGCACCCGCCGCGCGCGCAGCCACCGCTGCATCATGGCGATCTCGTCCTGCTGCGACAGCTCGATGCGCTGCGCCGTCGCCCGGACGTCCTGCCGCGTGCTCCGCGACGGCACCAGGGCCGTCATCTCCAGCGCCTGCGCGTGGTGCGGAATCATCATCTGCAGAAACCGCACGTCCGCCTCGCTGTAGGCGCGCGCCGCCGTTCCCGTCGCGGGCGTGGTTGCCTGCACGGGCACCGCGGGCGGAGCGCTCTGGGGCGGGTCCGCGCTCACCGCCGGCCCGCACGCCGCGAGGATGGCGGCCGCGAGGGGGGCCGCCGTTCTCCGTAGAAGTTTCGACATTCCTTGGTTCCCCTCACTGGCAGTGGACAGCCTGCCGTGAAGATGCAGGGACCGGACCGCGAAGGGCAAGGAAACGCCTCACGCCGCGACGGTGGACGCGAACGTGGGCGGGGGCTCCGGGTATATGGAGAGCGACGAGAACGACTTCGCCTCCTGGTCCGTGCATCCGGAATCGTCCATGCCTGCCGTTTCCACCGGCCCCGATCTCGAATCCCTGCTGGACCTGGTCCGCGGCCGGCGCATCGTGGTGCTGGCCGGGGCGGGATGCAGCACGGAATCCGGCATCCCCGACTATCGCGGGCCAGACGCGCGGCCCCGCGCCCCCGTGCAGTTCCAGGACTTCATGCGCACGGAGGCCGCACGCGTCCGCTACTGGGCGCGCAGCGCGGCCGGGTGGGCCCGCTTCTCGGCCGCGCAGCCCAACGATGCGCACGCTGCCCTGGCCCGGATGGAAGAAGGCGGCGCCGTCCGGGGCATCATCACCCAGAACGTCGACGGGCTGCACGGTGCCGCGGGGAGCCGCAACGTGGTGGAGCTGCACGGCTCGCTGTCGTCCGTGCGGTGCATGGCGTGTGGAGCGGTGGGGCCGCGCGACGACTTCCAGCGGCGGCTGCTGGCGGCGAACCGGGAATGGGCGGGTGAGATGGCCGTCCGCGCGGAGTCGGGCGAGGTGCGCTCGGCGCCGGACGGGGACGCAGACCTGCCCGCGGCGCTCCTGGAAGCGTTCCGCGTGCCCGCGTGCGAGAGATGCGGAGGGGTGATCAAGCCCGACGTGGTGTTCTTCGGCGAGAACGTGCCGGCGGAGCGGGTGGAGCAGGCGTGGAACCTGTTCGGCGAGGCGGAGGTGCTGCTGGTGGCGGGCTCGTCGCTGACGGTGTACTCCGGCCGCCGATTCATCTACCGCGCGCAGCAGGACGGCGTGCCCATCGCCATCGTCAACATCGGCCCCACGCGGGCGGACGAGGTGGCGGCCGTCAAGGTGGAGGGGCGCCTGGGCGACGTGCTGCCCCGGCTGGCGGATGCGCTATTTATTCCCGCGAACTGTGCCGAATAAGCCCGGTGATGGAGAACACCATGAGGGTGGTCGCCAGCCAGCCCACAAGAATATGGACCCATAGAAACAGCCTGAACATCCCGCCGCAATGTGGGTTGAACCATGTAGTCAGCCGCACGTTGCACGCCGACTTGGCATTGGGCAGCCAATAAGTCTCTTGGTGCAGGTCAATGATCGGTAGGAACGCGTCCCCGGCATACACGAGAGCATTGAACTTGGGGTACTCGTAGGGCTCCGCGCGAGCGGCCGTGTACCCTGAATCGAGGAATACCTCCTCGCTCGCCGTGGTCATGACCCGGGCGACCTTGGCCTGCCCGAACCAGAAGGCGGCGAACAATACCCATGCGACGGAGAGTACCCACAGTCGTCGGGTACCGTACCCGTGTTCCACGACGAACCCAATGCCGCGGCGCAGCCGTGACGCCAACTGGTCCGGGCCGGCCATCTCGGTCCGCCTGGATTCCTTCGCGATTGCGATCTGCTTGGCTTCGTCGTCGTTCCCCTCGTTGCGCCGCACCAGGCTCAACTGCTCATACGCGCGTGGATCGAACCTGCCCCTGCCCTGCCGCTCCAGCCACTCGACAGATTCGGGCTTTTCCATCTCGCCCCACAGGAGCTGGATCATGCGGCGAGCGACAGCTTTCACCTTCACCACGCTCTTGCTTATTGCATCGGGAAGTCGACTGTCCCGGTCGGCAACAACCGCCGGTGGTACCTTCGCCGAGGCCTGACCCGAGTCGATGACACCGCTCTCCGGCTCATTGAAGTCCAGCGTGTTGTAAACACATCCGGTCAGCTCCAGCCTCCTCACCCCTGCTGTCGGCCAACTCGTGCTCCCATGCCGCAGGCGCCCTATGCGCGCATGGGAGAGGACCAGCTTTGTGCCCTCGGAGACGTTGGAGTCCACCCACGAGAATTCGCCGCGTACCCGAGCGTTCTCGAGTAGGATGCCTGTGATCCAGCTCTCCTGCAGTGTGAGCTTCCGCACGCGCAGGTTCTGGCCGATCCTCGCGCTACGCAGATCGAAGAGCGCATTCGCATTGACGCCGGAAAGGTCCATCGACCCGCGTATCGCGATCCCCTCGGCATCCAGGCAGCATTTGCCGACCCGGTCCGTGTCAGGCGTAGGCCGGTAAAGGTTCAGGTCCGCCATCTTGCATACGAGGCGCCCCCCCACCCGGGCCCCCTCCAGCACCAGCCGGCCATGGATGGTGCAGTGGCTCAGATAGATGTTCCCGAGTACGCGCACCCGCGATGCGCCCAGCGCTACATGCTCGTCCCGACGCGTAGGATCTTCGTCATCCGGGGGACATTTTTTTGCACCCTTCTCCGTGGGCGGCTG includes:
- a CDS encoding DUF305 domain-containing protein produces the protein MSKLLRRTAAPLAAAILAACGPAVSADPPQSAPPAVPVQATTPATGTAARAYSEADVRFLQMMIPHHAQALEMTALVPSRSTRQDVRATAQRIELSQQDEIAMMQRWLRARRVPAAQAEHQHGAGHAHMPGMLTPQQMDRLRAASGAEFDRLFLEYMIQHHEGALAMVAELFATPGAGQEPELFSMASEVDSDQRMEIARMRAMLNGQLSGAPRN
- a CDS encoding NAD-dependent protein deacetylase — protein: MPAVSTGPDLESLLDLVRGRRIVVLAGAGCSTESGIPDYRGPDARPRAPVQFQDFMRTEAARVRYWARSAAGWARFSAAQPNDAHAALARMEEGGAVRGIITQNVDGLHGAAGSRNVVELHGSLSSVRCMACGAVGPRDDFQRRLLAANREWAGEMAVRAESGEVRSAPDGDADLPAALLEAFRVPACERCGGVIKPDVVFFGENVPAERVEQAWNLFGEAEVLLVAGSSLTVYSGRRFIYRAQQDGVPIAIVNIGPTRADEVAAVKVEGRLGDVLPRLADALFIPANCAE